One Baekduia alba genomic window, GGTCCCGGTCGACGGCGGCGCCGAGCCCGCCGCGCTCACCGACGGCCCGGCCGACACCGCGCCGACCTGGGCGCCCGACGGCCGCCGCCTCGCCCTCCTGCGCCCGGACGCCGGCGGGTCGGCGCAGCTCTGGCTGCTCGACGTCGACGACCCCGGCGCGGCCGTCGCGCTGACCGCGCTGCCGCTCGGCGCCGGCCCGGCCGCGTGGTCGCCGGACGGTAGGACCATCGCCTTCACCGCCTCCGTCGACCGCGCCGCGGTCGCGGGCGAGGACGACGCCGCCCGCGCGCGCCGCGCCTACGCGCCGATCGTCGCCGACCGCCTCAGCTACGTCGTCGAGGGCCCGGGCATCCGGGGCTCGGTCCGCGACCACGTCCACGTCGTCGACGTCGCGACGGGCGCGTGCACGCAGCTCACCGACGGCGACTGGGACGCGGGCGCGCCGGCCTGGTCGCCCGACGGCGCACTGCTGGCGTTCCCGGCCGCGACCGACCCGGACGCCGACCTCAAGCGCACCCGCTCCGCGCACGTCCTCGACCCGTTCGCCCCCGGCGCGCACCCACGCGAGGTGGGCGCGGCCGACGGCTGGGCCGGCCCGCTGGGCTGGACCGAGGACGGCTCCGCCCTGCTCATCGCCGGGACGCCCGCCGCGCCCAACGGCCACTACGGGCTGCTGCGCGTGGCGCTCGCCGGCGGCGCGACGACGAACCTCGCCGCGCCGCTGGACCGCAACGTCATGTTCGGGTCGCCGGGCTACCCCGGCACCACGCCGCGCACCGCCGGCGACGGCGCGACCGTGCTGTTCTGCGCCACCGAGCGCGGCGACGTCGCCCTGCACGCCGTCCCGGCGGACGGCAGCGCCGCGCCGACCGTGCTCGTCGGCGGCACCGCCCGCAACGTCTCCGCCGTCACCGTCGCGGCCGGCCGCGCGGCGTTCACCCTCACCTCCGCCGCGTCCTTCGGCGAGGTCGCCAGCCTGGACCTGGCGACTGGCGTCGAGACCGTCCTCACCGCGCACAGCGCGGCGAGCCTCGCCGGCATCGAGCCGTTCGGGCGCACCGAGCGCGAGTTCACGATCAGCGACGGCACGGTCGTCCACGCGTGGCTGATGCGCGACCCGGCCGCGCCGCCCGGCCCGCAGCCGCTGCTGGTCGACGCGCACGGCGGCCCGCACAACTCGTGGAAGGGCACGCTCGACGAGGTCCACCTCTACCACCAGGAGCTCGTCGCTCAAGGCTGGACGATCCTGCTCGTCAACCCGCGCGGCAGCGACGGCTATGGCGAGGCGTTCTACCGCGGCGCCGCCGGCGGCTGGGGCGTCGAGGACGCCAACGACTTCCTGGAGCCGATCGACGCGCTCGTCGCCGAAGGGGCGGTCGACCCGGACCGGCTCGCGCTGACCGGCTACAGCTACGGCGGGTTCATGACCTGCTACCTGACCAGCCGCGACCCGCGCTTCGCCGCGGCGGTCGCCGGCGGCATCATCAGCGACCTGACGAGCATGGCCGGAACCGCCGACAACCGCCGCGGGCTCAGCGAGTCGCAGTTCGGCGGGCGCTTCTGGGCCGACCGCGCGCGCTACGCCCAGCAGTCGCCGCTGACCCACGTCGAGGACGTCCAGACGCCGACGCTCGTGCTCCAGGGCGGCGCCGACCGGCGCTGCCCGTTCGGCCAGGGCCAGCAGTGGCACACGGCGCTGCGCGAGCTCGGCGTGCCGACGCAGCTGGTGATCTACCCCGACGCCGTGCACAACTTCACCATCAACGGGCGCCCGTCGCACCGCATCGACCTCAACCGCCGCGTCGTCGACTGGGTCACGACCCACGCCGCCTGACCGATGCGCATCGACGACGTCCTCTGCTTCGCCGGCCTCGGCGCGTTCCCCAACGACGACCAGGCGGCGATCCGCGCCGGCGCCGGCCGCGACGGCCACTTCTACACCGGCGTCCCGGTCACCGGCGGCTACCGCCGCGTGCGCCAGGCCAGCCAGGCGCTGTGCGTGGTCCTGGTCCTCGAGGACGGCACGACCGTCGGCGGCGACGGCGTGTCGGTGCAGTACGCCGGCGCCGCCGGCCGCGACCCGGTGCTCGACGCCGAGGCCGCCGCGACCACGTTCGGGCCCGTGCTGCGCGACGCGTTCGCCGGCGGCGACGCGGCGTCGTTCCGGGCCTCCAGCGCGCGGCTCGACGCGCTCGAGCTGCCGCTCGCCGTGCGCTACGGCGCCAGCCAGGCGCTGCTCGCGGCGGCCGCCGCCGCGGGCCGGCGGACGATCGCCGAGACCGTGGCGGCGGAGTACGCGACGGGCGCGCCGCTGCGCGCGGTCCCGCTCTTCGCCCAGTGCGGCGAGAGCCGCCGGGACGGCGTCGACCACATGATCCTGCGCGAGGTCGACGAGCTCCCCCACGGGCTGATCAACCACGCCCCGACGCTCGTCGGGCCCGACGGCCGCGTGCTCGCCGAGTACGTGCGCTGGATCCGCGACCGGATCCTCGACCACCGCGCAAGCTCGGAGTACTCACCGACGCTGCACATCGACACCTACGGGACGATCGGCGAGACGTTCGGGGCCGGCGACGCCTGCGCGGCCTTCCTGGCCGAGCTGGGCCGGCTGGCCGCGCCGTTCACGCTGCGCATCGAGCAGCCCGTGCACGCCGCGTCGCGCGTCGAGCAGATCGCGGTGCTCGCGCAGCTGCGCGGCCGGCTGCGCGCCGCCGGCTCGACCGTGCAGCTCGTCGCCGACGAGTGGTGCAACACGCTCGAGGACGTCGAGGCGTTCATCGCCGGCGACGCCGCCGACATGCTGCAGGTCAAGCTCCCCGACGTCGGCGGCCTGGACGCGTCGATCCGCGCGCTGATCGCCTGCAAGGAGGCGGGCGTGCTCGCCTACTGCGGCGGCTCGTGCACCGAGACCGAGCGCGCCGCGCGGATCGCGGCGGGCGTCGCGATGGGCGTCGGCGCCGACCTCCTGCTCGCCCGCCCCGGCATGGGCATCGACGAGGCCGTCATGGTCACCCGCAACGAGATGCGACGAACGCTCGCCCTCGTCGGGGCGCGGAGCGCGGCCCGATGACCGGCCTCGCCGACGTCCGCGTCGTCGCGATCGAGCAGTTCGGCGCGGGGCCGTTCGGCACGCTGCACCTCGCCGAGCTGGGCGCCGACGTCATCAAGGTCGAGGACGCGCGCACCGGCGGCGACGTCGGCCGCGCCGTCCCGCCGTTCCAGGAGGGCGACGACAGCCTCTTCTACCAGAGCTTCAACCGCAACAAGCGCAGCATCGCGCTGGACCTCGCGACCGAGGGCGGGCGCTCGGTGCTGCACCGCCTCGTCGCCGACGCCGACGCGGTCCTGCACAACCTGCGCGGCGACGTCCCGGCGAACCTCGGCCTGCGCTACGCCGACCTCGCGCCGTTCAACGAGCGGCTCGTCGTCTGCTCGCTGTCGGGCTTCGGCATGACCGGGTCGCGCGCCGCGCAGCCGGCCTACGACTACGTCGTGCAGGGCATGTCCGGCTGGATGGAGCTGACCGGCGAGCCCGACGGGCCGCCGACCAAGAGCGGGTTGTCGCTCGTCGACTACTGCGGCGGGCTGGTCGCGGCGCTGTCGATCATGGCCGGTGTGCACGTGGCGCGACGCGACGGCACCGGCGGCGACTGCGACCTGAGCCTGTATGACACGGCCATGTCGATGCTGTCCTATCCGGCCACCTGGTACCTCAGCCGCGGCCACGAGACGACGCGGCGCCCGCGCTCCGAGCATCCGTCGGTCGTGCCGTTCGGCGCGTTCCCGACCGCCGACGGCTGGCTGATGCTGGCGTGCGTCAAGACCAAGTTCTTCGCTCGGCTGGTCGCGGTGCTCGGCGTGCCCGAGCTGGCTGACGACCCGCGCTTCGCCACGCTCGACGGCCGCCGCGACCACCACGACGCGCTGCTCCCGCTGCTCGACGCCGAGCTGCGCCGCGCGCCGACCGCGCACTGGCTGCCGCTGCTGGAGGCCGCGGGCGTGCCGTCCGGCCCGGTCAACTCGCTGGCCGACGCGCTGGACGACCCGTTCGCCCAGGAGCGCGGGCTGATCGTCGACACGCCCCACGACGCGTTCGGGACGGTCCGCCACGTCCGCACCTCCGGCCGCGGCTGGTGGCCCGCGCCGGAGCCGCGCCGCGCGCCCGAGCTCGGCGAGCACCGCGACGAGATCCTCGGCGACCTGCTCGGCTACGACGCGGACGCGATCGCCGCGCTCGCCGCCGCCGGCGCGTTCGGCCGGGACGAC contains:
- a CDS encoding S9 family peptidase, encoding MPRRLTADDLAAIAVPESPALSPDGTRVVYVLRQADLDADRDVRRLWTVPVDGGAEPAALTDGPADTAPTWAPDGRRLALLRPDAGGSAQLWLLDVDDPGAAVALTALPLGAGPAAWSPDGRTIAFTASVDRAAVAGEDDAARARRAYAPIVADRLSYVVEGPGIRGSVRDHVHVVDVATGACTQLTDGDWDAGAPAWSPDGALLAFPAATDPDADLKRTRSAHVLDPFAPGAHPREVGAADGWAGPLGWTEDGSALLIAGTPAAPNGHYGLLRVALAGGATTNLAAPLDRNVMFGSPGYPGTTPRTAGDGATVLFCATERGDVALHAVPADGSAAPTVLVGGTARNVSAVTVAAGRAAFTLTSAASFGEVASLDLATGVETVLTAHSAASLAGIEPFGRTEREFTISDGTVVHAWLMRDPAAPPGPQPLLVDAHGGPHNSWKGTLDEVHLYHQELVAQGWTILLVNPRGSDGYGEAFYRGAAGGWGVEDANDFLEPIDALVAEGAVDPDRLALTGYSYGGFMTCYLTSRDPRFAAAVAGGIISDLTSMAGTADNRRGLSESQFGGRFWADRARYAQQSPLTHVEDVQTPTLVLQGGADRRCPFGQGQQWHTALRELGVPTQLVIYPDAVHNFTINGRPSHRIDLNRRVVDWVTTHAA
- a CDS encoding methylaspartate ammonia-lyase, which translates into the protein MRIDDVLCFAGLGAFPNDDQAAIRAGAGRDGHFYTGVPVTGGYRRVRQASQALCVVLVLEDGTTVGGDGVSVQYAGAAGRDPVLDAEAAATTFGPVLRDAFAGGDAASFRASSARLDALELPLAVRYGASQALLAAAAAAGRRTIAETVAAEYATGAPLRAVPLFAQCGESRRDGVDHMILREVDELPHGLINHAPTLVGPDGRVLAEYVRWIRDRILDHRASSEYSPTLHIDTYGTIGETFGAGDACAAFLAELGRLAAPFTLRIEQPVHAASRVEQIAVLAQLRGRLRAAGSTVQLVADEWCNTLEDVEAFIAGDAADMLQVKLPDVGGLDASIRALIACKEAGVLAYCGGSCTETERAARIAAGVAMGVGADLLLARPGMGIDEAVMVTRNEMRRTLALVGARSAAR
- a CDS encoding CaiB/BaiF CoA transferase family protein, yielding MTGLADVRVVAIEQFGAGPFGTLHLAELGADVIKVEDARTGGDVGRAVPPFQEGDDSLFYQSFNRNKRSIALDLATEGGRSVLHRLVADADAVLHNLRGDVPANLGLRYADLAPFNERLVVCSLSGFGMTGSRAAQPAYDYVVQGMSGWMELTGEPDGPPTKSGLSLVDYCGGLVAALSIMAGVHVARRDGTGGDCDLSLYDTAMSMLSYPATWYLSRGHETTRRPRSEHPSVVPFGAFPTADGWLMLACVKTKFFARLVAVLGVPELADDPRFATLDGRRDHHDALLPLLDAELRRAPTAHWLPLLEAAGVPSGPVNSLADALDDPFAQERGLIVDTPHDAFGTVRHVRTSGRGWWPAPEPRRAPELGEHRDEILGDLLGYDADAIAALAAAGAFGRDDG